In Bombus terrestris chromosome 6, iyBomTerr1.2, whole genome shotgun sequence, a single window of DNA contains:
- the LOC100651639 gene encoding E3 ubiquitin-protein ligase TRIM33 isoform X2: METRTNELLTTGPIATIKEEPVDQTGAKQDMQQSQVQGVCIEEECEQRIECTTEGQENETRTFLSKCVFCGKTFTFGDDPKLLECLHAACSTCVNSKLSDHNTSVDVDVLLESNVIACQICNVTTQAENLIENRFLSKFIEEDNSPGTDDESKETEEEKKCTSCHDNANATSWCVECEEFICQNCVMAHQRLKITKDHTIKPKDEVANDRDNVKKSNKKIPGYLFCTIHPHEQLSLFCQTCDKLTCRDCQLSEHRDHKYKFIHEIATETRASVSTLLKEVSYKRVLLKSAMKVIEDRQVLILEKKKNLVQDITQMVVQLTNAINTRGKQLVMRLNEVCDQKQNTLNEKKVALDQLSKLTDHCIQFVTHALKKGSDMELLYSKKSVTSHLQRIKSRRADIPNPEIPVRINLSLEKVPDLIKVVSSIGGIVVDGRVYPSISPLGGVNTTPSMPYNESQTDQKQTTNLSNVHMDGSSIAAQLPVATQQSNSMQQNSYQQVPLHIASQQQQQTQSQNYMQHYPINNMPPRSSPQAHQPRVPYPVNFNNRLQQPMMMQQRPLGSCHQQVTSSTHPHQQVHIDQLGQNTSLRGLLAHNPPPFRSSTNHVSYRLPPYRYPPNNSQRPVPPPAYQPTNTSMVSGIRLQQCNPTSPSAQHINYPMQQPPTARWHIPQNVNPCLPFYTSRHQSNTPSMSVPTNDTYKITLKNQQSNANQKYNTQTTTASDTPPQSQSSVSVGHTVSSSVPKTPSPVPPGKSDETEKSLDKFCQKSLNDLMLTIAKLDSNGIVVIPEAQRNQLDSAQVDSSTDEGLNPMAENSSASMAKDDPNEDWCAVCMDGGDAVLCCDKCPKVFHLYCHIPSLKSFPDESETWQCMLCTNVLDCSDDPPGEKRPNTMSAKELRIAQRIVLELYCQYEQSLPFREIVSSEIVDYHRIIKKPIALDVIRDKLKPEHAEHYTDLRQVMADIRLMFKNAFTYNPVESQVYQEARNLEEFFEKLLLKWAPNYAYDDPFLSGDKDEDEEVFPPNRKYRRILTD; encoded by the exons atggAAACTCGGACGAATGAGTTATTAACAACAGGTCCTATAGCAACGATTAAAGAAGAGCCTGTTGACCAAACTGGCGCGAAGCAAGATATGCAACAATCTCAAGTGCAGGGCGTTTGCATTGAGGAAGAGTGCGAACAGCGTATCGAGTGTACAACTGAGGGCCAAGAAAATGAGACACGTACATTTTTATCGAAATGTGTGTTCTGTGGAAAGACATTTACTTTCGGTGATGATCCAAAACTTTTAGAATGTTTACATGCAGCATGTTCGACATGTGTTAATAGTAAACTCAGTGATCACAACACATCGGTCGACGTGGATGTTCTGT TGGAAAGTAATGTAATTGCTTGTCAGATATGTAATGTCACCACACAGGCAGAAAACTTAATTGAAAACCGATTCCTATCAAAATTTATAGAAGAGGATAATAGTCCAGGTACTGATGACGAAtctaaagaaacagaagaagaaaaaaaatgtactAGCTGTCATGATAATGCCAATGCCACAAGTTGGTGTGTAGAATGTGAAGAATTTATATGTCAAAACTGTGTTATg GCACATCAgagattaaaaataacaaaagatCACACAATTAAACCAAAGGATGAAGTTGCCAATGATAGAGATAATGTTAAAAAAAGCAACAAAAAAATACCTGGCtatttattttgtacaattCATCCACATGAACAATTATCTTTATTTTGTCAAACATGTGATAAGCTTACTTGTAGAGATTGTCAGCTAAGTGAACACAGAGATCATAAGTACAAATTTATTCATGAAATTGCTACTGAAACCCGTGCATCAGTGTCAACTTTACTTAAAGAAGTGAG TTATAAAcgagttttattaaaaagtgcAATGAAAGTCATAGAAGACAGACAAGTtcttattttagaaaaaaagaaaaatttagtgCAAGACATAACACAAATGGTGGTGCA gTTAACAAATGCAATTAATACACGAGGAAAACAATTAGTTATGCGTCTAAATGAAGTTTGTGATCAGAAACAAAACACATTAAATGAGAAAAAAGTTGCTTTAGATCAATTATCTAAGCTTACTGATCATTGTATCCAATTTGTAACTCATGCCTTAAAAAAGGGTTCAGATATGGAATTACTTTATAGCAAAAA ATCTGTTACAAGTCatttacaaagaataaaaagtAGACGAGCTGACATTCCAAATCCAGAAATACCAGTTAGAATAAATTTGTCCTTGGAGAAAGTACCAGATTTGATAAAag TGGTTTCATCTATTGGAGGAATAGTAGTGGATGGTAGAGTATATCCTTCAATATCTCCATTGGGTGGAGTAAATACAACACCATCTATGCCATATAATGAATCACAGACAGATCAAAAGCAAACAACTAATCTGTCAAATGTACATATGGATGGTTCTTCCATAGCTGCACAATTACCTGTTGCAACACAACAATCTAATAGTATGCAACAAAATTCCTATCAACAAGTGCCTCTTCATATAGCATCTCAACAGCAGCAACAAACACAGTCGCAAAATTATATGCAACATTATCCTATAAATAACATGCCACCTCGGTCATCACCACAAGCACATCAACCTCGTGTACCATATCCAGTCAATTTCAATAACAGATTACAACAACCAATGATGATGCAACAACGTCCTTTGGGAAGTTGCCATCAACAAGTAACATCGTCCACGCATCCTCATCAACAAGTTCACATAGATCAACTTGGTCAGAATACAAGTTTACGTGGACTTCTTGCACATAATCCACCACCTTTCCGATCTTCTACAAATCATGTATCATATCGACTGCCACCTTATAGATATCCTCCAAACAATTCCCAACGACCAGTACCACCACCTGCATATCAACCAACAAATACATCCATGGTATCTGGTATAAGACTTCAGCAATGTAATCCAACTTCTCCATCCGCGCAACATATAAATTATCCTATGCAACAACCACCTACAGCTCGCTGGCATATACCTCAAAATGTCAATCCCTGtcttcctttttatacttccCGCCATCAATCAAATACACCTTCCATGTCAGTTCCTACTAATGATACCTACAAGATAACGTTAAAAAATCAACAATCAAATGcaaatcaaaaatataatacacagACGACTACTGCTTCTGATACTCCACCTCAATCACAAAGTTCAGTGTCTGTTGGTCATACAGTTAGTTCGTCAGTACCTAAAACGCCTAGTCCTGTGCCTCCTGGAAAATCAGATGAAACTGAAAAAAGTCTAGACAAATTTTGCCAAAAATCTTTGAATGATCTAATGCTTACTATCGCAAAATTAGATAGCAATGGAATTGTAGTAATACCAGAAGCTCAACGAAACCAGTTAGATTCGGCCCAAGTAGATAGTTCAACTGATGAAGGGTTGAATCCAATGGCTGAGAATTCATCAg CATCCATGGCAAAGGATGATCCAAATGAAGACTGGTGTGCAGTATGCATGGATGGAGGAGATGCAGTATTATGTTGTGATAAATGCCCAAAAGTCTTCCACTTATATTGTCATATTCCTAGTTTAAAATCGTTTCCTGA TGAAAGTGAAACATGGCAGTGTATGTTATGTACTAATGTACTAGACTGTTCAGATGACCCACCAGGAGAAAAAAGACCAAACACAATGAgtgcaaaagaattacgaaTTGCACAAAGAATTGTGTTAGAACTTTATTGTCAATATGAGCAAAGCTTACCTTTCCGTGAAATAGTATCTAGCGAG ATAGTTGATTATCATCGCATCATAAAAAAACCAATTGCACTAGATGTAATTAGAGATAAATTAAAACCTGAGCATGCAGAACATTACACAGATTTAAGACAAGTAATGGCAGACATCAGATTGATGTTTAAAAATGCTTTTACTTATAATCCT gttGAATCGCAAGTGTATCAAGAAGCAcgaaatttagaagaattttttgaaaaattattattaaaatgggCACCAAATTACGCATATGACGATCCTTTTCTTTCGGGTGACAaggacgaagacgaagaagtgTTTCCTCCTAATAGAAAATATCGTCGTATACTTACAGACTAA
- the LOC100651639 gene encoding E3 ubiquitin-protein ligase TRIM33 isoform X1: METRTNELLTTGPIATIKEEPVDQTGAKQDMQQSQVQGVCIEEECEQRIECTTEGQENETRTFLSKCVFCGKTFTFGDDPKLLECLHAACSTCVNSKLSDHNTSVDVDVLLESNVIACQICNVTTQAENLIENRFLSKFIEEDNSPGTDDESKETEEEKKCTSCHDNANATSWCVECEEFICQNCVMAHQRLKITKDHTIKPKDEVANDRDNVKKSNKKIPGYLFCTIHPHEQLSLFCQTCDKLTCRDCQLSEHRDHKYKFIHEIATETRASVSTLLKEVSYKRVLLKSAMKVIEDRQVLILEKKKNLVQDITQMVVQLTNAINTRGKQLVMRLNEVCDQKQNTLNEKKVALDQLSKLTDHCIQFVTHALKKGSDMELLYSKKSVTSHLQRIKSRRADIPNPEIPVRINLSLEKVPDLIKVVSSIGGIVVDGRVYPSISPLGGVNTTPSMPYNESQTDQKQTTNLSNVHMDGSSIAAQLPVATQQSNSMQQNSYQQVPLHIASQQQQQTQSQNYMQHYPINNMPPRSSPQAHQPRVPYPVNFNNRLQQPMMMQQRPLGSCHQQVTSSTHPHQQVHIDQLGQNTSLRGLLAHNPPPFRSSTNHVSYRLPPYRYPPNNSQRPVPPPAYQPTNTSMVSGIRLQQCNPTSPSAQHINYPMQQPPTARWHIPQNVNPCLPFYTSRHQSNTPSMSVPTNDTYKITLKNQQSNANQKYNTQTTTASDTPPQSQSSVSVGHTVSSSVPKTPSPVPPGKSDETEKSLDKFCQKSLNDLMLTIAKLDSNGIVVIPEAQRNQLDSAQVDSSTDEGLNPMAENSSDNSKNAAASMAKDDPNEDWCAVCMDGGDAVLCCDKCPKVFHLYCHIPSLKSFPDESETWQCMLCTNVLDCSDDPPGEKRPNTMSAKELRIAQRIVLELYCQYEQSLPFREIVSSEIVDYHRIIKKPIALDVIRDKLKPEHAEHYTDLRQVMADIRLMFKNAFTYNPVESQVYQEARNLEEFFEKLLLKWAPNYAYDDPFLSGDKDEDEEVFPPNRKYRRILTD, translated from the exons atggAAACTCGGACGAATGAGTTATTAACAACAGGTCCTATAGCAACGATTAAAGAAGAGCCTGTTGACCAAACTGGCGCGAAGCAAGATATGCAACAATCTCAAGTGCAGGGCGTTTGCATTGAGGAAGAGTGCGAACAGCGTATCGAGTGTACAACTGAGGGCCAAGAAAATGAGACACGTACATTTTTATCGAAATGTGTGTTCTGTGGAAAGACATTTACTTTCGGTGATGATCCAAAACTTTTAGAATGTTTACATGCAGCATGTTCGACATGTGTTAATAGTAAACTCAGTGATCACAACACATCGGTCGACGTGGATGTTCTGT TGGAAAGTAATGTAATTGCTTGTCAGATATGTAATGTCACCACACAGGCAGAAAACTTAATTGAAAACCGATTCCTATCAAAATTTATAGAAGAGGATAATAGTCCAGGTACTGATGACGAAtctaaagaaacagaagaagaaaaaaaatgtactAGCTGTCATGATAATGCCAATGCCACAAGTTGGTGTGTAGAATGTGAAGAATTTATATGTCAAAACTGTGTTATg GCACATCAgagattaaaaataacaaaagatCACACAATTAAACCAAAGGATGAAGTTGCCAATGATAGAGATAATGTTAAAAAAAGCAACAAAAAAATACCTGGCtatttattttgtacaattCATCCACATGAACAATTATCTTTATTTTGTCAAACATGTGATAAGCTTACTTGTAGAGATTGTCAGCTAAGTGAACACAGAGATCATAAGTACAAATTTATTCATGAAATTGCTACTGAAACCCGTGCATCAGTGTCAACTTTACTTAAAGAAGTGAG TTATAAAcgagttttattaaaaagtgcAATGAAAGTCATAGAAGACAGACAAGTtcttattttagaaaaaaagaaaaatttagtgCAAGACATAACACAAATGGTGGTGCA gTTAACAAATGCAATTAATACACGAGGAAAACAATTAGTTATGCGTCTAAATGAAGTTTGTGATCAGAAACAAAACACATTAAATGAGAAAAAAGTTGCTTTAGATCAATTATCTAAGCTTACTGATCATTGTATCCAATTTGTAACTCATGCCTTAAAAAAGGGTTCAGATATGGAATTACTTTATAGCAAAAA ATCTGTTACAAGTCatttacaaagaataaaaagtAGACGAGCTGACATTCCAAATCCAGAAATACCAGTTAGAATAAATTTGTCCTTGGAGAAAGTACCAGATTTGATAAAag TGGTTTCATCTATTGGAGGAATAGTAGTGGATGGTAGAGTATATCCTTCAATATCTCCATTGGGTGGAGTAAATACAACACCATCTATGCCATATAATGAATCACAGACAGATCAAAAGCAAACAACTAATCTGTCAAATGTACATATGGATGGTTCTTCCATAGCTGCACAATTACCTGTTGCAACACAACAATCTAATAGTATGCAACAAAATTCCTATCAACAAGTGCCTCTTCATATAGCATCTCAACAGCAGCAACAAACACAGTCGCAAAATTATATGCAACATTATCCTATAAATAACATGCCACCTCGGTCATCACCACAAGCACATCAACCTCGTGTACCATATCCAGTCAATTTCAATAACAGATTACAACAACCAATGATGATGCAACAACGTCCTTTGGGAAGTTGCCATCAACAAGTAACATCGTCCACGCATCCTCATCAACAAGTTCACATAGATCAACTTGGTCAGAATACAAGTTTACGTGGACTTCTTGCACATAATCCACCACCTTTCCGATCTTCTACAAATCATGTATCATATCGACTGCCACCTTATAGATATCCTCCAAACAATTCCCAACGACCAGTACCACCACCTGCATATCAACCAACAAATACATCCATGGTATCTGGTATAAGACTTCAGCAATGTAATCCAACTTCTCCATCCGCGCAACATATAAATTATCCTATGCAACAACCACCTACAGCTCGCTGGCATATACCTCAAAATGTCAATCCCTGtcttcctttttatacttccCGCCATCAATCAAATACACCTTCCATGTCAGTTCCTACTAATGATACCTACAAGATAACGTTAAAAAATCAACAATCAAATGcaaatcaaaaatataatacacagACGACTACTGCTTCTGATACTCCACCTCAATCACAAAGTTCAGTGTCTGTTGGTCATACAGTTAGTTCGTCAGTACCTAAAACGCCTAGTCCTGTGCCTCCTGGAAAATCAGATGAAACTGAAAAAAGTCTAGACAAATTTTGCCAAAAATCTTTGAATGATCTAATGCTTACTATCGCAAAATTAGATAGCAATGGAATTGTAGTAATACCAGAAGCTCAACGAAACCAGTTAGATTCGGCCCAAGTAGATAGTTCAACTGATGAAGGGTTGAATCCAATGGCTGAGAATTCATCAg ATAATTCAAAAAATGCTGCAGCATCCATGGCAAAGGATGATCCAAATGAAGACTGGTGTGCAGTATGCATGGATGGAGGAGATGCAGTATTATGTTGTGATAAATGCCCAAAAGTCTTCCACTTATATTGTCATATTCCTAGTTTAAAATCGTTTCCTGA TGAAAGTGAAACATGGCAGTGTATGTTATGTACTAATGTACTAGACTGTTCAGATGACCCACCAGGAGAAAAAAGACCAAACACAATGAgtgcaaaagaattacgaaTTGCACAAAGAATTGTGTTAGAACTTTATTGTCAATATGAGCAAAGCTTACCTTTCCGTGAAATAGTATCTAGCGAG ATAGTTGATTATCATCGCATCATAAAAAAACCAATTGCACTAGATGTAATTAGAGATAAATTAAAACCTGAGCATGCAGAACATTACACAGATTTAAGACAAGTAATGGCAGACATCAGATTGATGTTTAAAAATGCTTTTACTTATAATCCT gttGAATCGCAAGTGTATCAAGAAGCAcgaaatttagaagaattttttgaaaaattattattaaaatgggCACCAAATTACGCATATGACGATCCTTTTCTTTCGGGTGACAaggacgaagacgaagaagtgTTTCCTCCTAATAGAAAATATCGTCGTATACTTACAGACTAA